One region of Thunnus thynnus chromosome 14, fThuThy2.1, whole genome shotgun sequence genomic DNA includes:
- the crls1 gene encoding cardiolipin synthase (CMP-forming) — protein sequence MMMCFRRDVRWFVSARCAGACWLEGASWRHRHTPVTGGPRSIQPQVTGSWISGLRGTDSRVACWPGILQQVKPTPWHAHGTTLLYRGGHERSSAASFRSLLSSGARGLCSGKHEETPVSPPAADRAEAAPVPGQGLFKFKELYENPWTIPNLLCVCRISLAPLLGHLIIQQHFHLSLALFTLAGATDLLDGYIARTWPTQKSALGSALDPLADKILISILYVSLTYAEIIPAPLTALVIFRDIGLIAAVFWVRYKTVPPPVTLSKFFNPCYTTAQLKPTLFSKVNTAIQLLLVAASLAAPVFQFSDSVLLQCLWYVTAVTTAVSGYSYWHYGRKTVQVLNTRSP from the exons ATGATGATGTGTTTTCGGAGGGATGTTCGCTGGTTTGTGTCCGCGCGGTGTGCGGGTGCGTGTTGGCTCGAGGGTGCGTCATGGcggcacagacacacacctgtcaccgGGGGGCCGAGGTCCATACAGCCGCAGGTGACCGGCTCGTGGATATCCGGGCTTAGAGGGACGGACAGCCGGGTCGCGTGCTGGCCCGGGATTCTCCAGCAGGTCAAACCGACACCGTGGCACGCGCACGGAACCACACTACTGTACCGGGGAGGTCACGAGAGGTCGTCAGCGGCTAGTTTCCGGTCCCTGTTGTCATCAGGAGCTCGAGGGCTTTGCAGCGGAAAGCATGAGGAGACGCCGGTCAGCCCACCTGCGGCGGACCGGGCTGAAGCCGCCCCGGTACCGGGACAAGGACTGTTCAAGTTCAAAGAGCTG TACGAGAACCCGTGGACAATCCCCAACCTGTTGTGCGTGTGTCGGATTTCGCTGGCTCCGCTGCTGGGTCACCTGATCATCCAGCAGCACTTTCACCTCAGTCTGGCTCTGTTTACCCTGGCAGGAGCTACTGACTTG TTGGATGGTTACATCGCCAGAACGTGGCCCACTCAGAAATCTGCACTGGGCAGCGCTCTCGACCCACTGGCTGATAAAATTCTCATCAGTATTTTATATGTCAGCCTCACCTATGCTGAAATTATACCAG CTCCACTGACAGCTTTAGTGATTTTCAGAGACATTGGTTTGATAGCTGCTGTCTTCTGGGTCAGATACAAGACTGTACCTCCACCG gtgACCCTTAGTAAGTTTTTTAACCCCTGCTACACCACAGCACAGCTCAAACCCACACTCTTCAGCAAG gTGAACACAGCCATCCAGCTCCTTCTGGTCGCAGCTTCTCTGGCAGCTCCGGTTTTCCAGTTTTCAGACAGTGTCCTGCTGCAGTGTTTATG GTATGTTACAGCAGTGACAACAGCAGTGTCGGGTTATAGCTACTGGCACTACGGCCGCAAGACTGTGCAGGTGCTGAACACCAgatcaccatga
- the LOC137197342 gene encoding 1-phosphatidylinositol 4,5-bisphosphate phosphodiesterase beta-1-like yields the protein MASAQPGVHALKLQPPSVSHTLRNGSNFTKWDEDLSTVTPVTLHVDPHGFYLYWTDQNKETELLDLTHIKDVRTGRSTKTPKEAKLRELLDVGNLVGRLENRMVTVVTASDHVNVNQLNFIATQEEEAKVWCEELFSLSSNLLSYNLNRDQSLLKAYVRLTLQLNTEGRIPVKNIGRLFSSDRKKVENALENCRLPYGRGDSVKLEDFTLEVYRSFLDCLCPRPELGNIFKLQGANDGSLSVDQMTDFINNKQRDPRLNEILYPPLRPAQTHSLIERYQHDQELLKQGVISLQAFTSYLSSDENGVIPPEKLDQSEDMSFPLSHYFINSSHNTYLTAGQLAGSSSVEMYRQVLLAGCRCVELDVWKGRTNEEEPVITHGFTMTSEIPFKEVIEAIAECAFKTSPFPVILSFENHVDSLKQQAKMAEYCQSIFGEALLIDPLDKYPLESGVPLPSPQELMGKILIKNKKSHKPPNNTDTKRLTDQPANQSNEPVSPSNNTGEMEAESEEDDDDEDDDGKKGSAEREAVATEEMSTLVNYVQPTKFNSFEASKKAARCYNMSSFVETKALEHLTKSPVEFVEYNKSQLSRIYPKGTRVDSSNFMPQLFWNAGCQLVALNYQTIDLSMQLNLFMFEYNGRSGYRLKPEFMRRPDKHFDPFTENTVDGIVANTLSVKVISGQFLTERRVGVYVEVEMFGLPVDTRRKALKTKTSQNNNAINPVWDEEPIMFKKVILPTLASLRIAAFEEGGKFIGHRIIPVSAIRPGYRYIGLRNEKNQSLILPAVFVYIEVKDYVPDTFADVIEALSNPIRYVNLLEQRSKQLAALTLEDGEEDTQTEDEADSCAERKNDQKSAPLENGLSLASGPAGHTPIATTPKASAANQQAATTDAAKPAAKTEDLVLSVLIDVPVCTIESLQQSKLYQKEQRRQFKELKELVRRHQKKTSELLREFNNKYKKTARQCSKSRGSCSDSEKDDRLQQLKDEQQQQLLALRQEQYYSQKYLQREHIKTLTERLSSLAEESHNAQMKKLKDICDKEKKELKRQMDRRRTEKINQAKTKEKHLAEEEKMEINKSYVNEVVQNIKRLEETQAKRHDQLVEQHNELLQEIQDQKPKLQGAVEAEFQEKFQCLPGEIEDFLQDRKPEVRGHSKSRPSTPHETLSEED from the exons ATGGCGAGTGCTCAGCCGGGGGTCCATGCATTGAAACTCCagcctccctctgtctctcacacgCTGAGGAACGGAAGCAACTTCACTAAATGGGACGAG GATCTGTCAACTGTGACTCCAGTGACTCTGCACGTGGATCCACATGGATTTTACCTCTACTGGACGGACCAAAACAAG GAGACAGAGTTGTTGGACTTGACCCACATAAAAGATGTCAGAACGGGAAGAAGCACCAAAACACCAAAG GAGGCCAAGCTGCGGGAGCTGCTGGATGTTGGAAACCTGGTTGGCCGGCTCGAGAACCGCATGGTTACCGTGGTTACGGCTTCAGACCATGTAAACGTCAACCAGCTCAACTTCATAGCGACGCAGGAGGAAGAAGCGAAG GTGTGGTGTGAGgaactgttttctctgtcttccaACCTCCTGAGCTACAATCTCAACAGAGACCAAAGTCTGCTGAAAGC gTACGTCAGGTTAACCCTCCAGCTGAACACAGAGGGGAGAATTCCTGTCAAGAA CATCGGTCGGCTGTTTTCATCAGACAGGAAGAAAGTAGAGAATGCCTTGGAGAACTGCAGACTGCCTTACGGACGG GGCGACAGCGTCAAACTGGAGGACTTTACTCTGGAAGTTTACAGGAGTTTTTTAGACTGTCTGTGTCCTCGTCCGGAGCTCGGCAACATCTTTAAACTGCA AGGAGCGAATGACGGGTCGCTGTCAGTCGACCAGATGACAGACTTCATCAACAACAAGCAGAGAGACCCGAGGCTGAACGAAATCCTCTACCCGCCTCTTCGCCCCGCGCAGACACACAGTCTGATTGAGAGGTACCAACATGACCAGGAGCTGCTGaaacaag GTGTCATCTCCCTCCAGGCGTTCACTAGTTATCTATCCAGTGATGAGAACGGCGTCATCCCACCGGAAAAACTGGATCAGTCTGAAGATATGAGCTTTCCGCTGTCTCACTACTTCATCAACTCATCACATAACACATATctgacag CGGGCCAGCTGGCAGGGAGCTCCTCGGTGGAGATGTACAGGCAGGTTCTCCTGGCCGGATGCCGTTGTGTGGAATTAGATGTGTGGAAAGGACGAACTAATGAGGAGGAACCTGTGATCACACACGGGTTCACCATGACATCAGAAATCCCCTTCAAG GAAGTGATTGAAGCCATCGCAGAGTGCGCCTTCAAGACCTCACCTTTCCCCGTCATACTGTCTTTTGAAAATCACGTGGACTC TTTGAAGCAGCAGGCTAAGATGGCTGAATATTGTCAATCTATCTTTGGAGAAGCTCTGTTGATCGACCCCCTGGACAAATATCCt ctggaGTCAGGTGTCCCCCTACCCAGTCCTCAGGAGCTGATGGGCAAAATTCTCATCAAGAACAAGAAATCTCACAAACCGCCCAATAACACCGACACCAAGAGACTGACGGACCAGCCTGCCAATCAGAGCAACGAACCAGTATCTCCTAGCAACAACACAGgag AGATGGAAGCTGAGAgtgaggaagatgatgatgatgaagatgatgatggtaAAAAG GGTTCAGCAGAGCGGGAAGCCGTGGCAACAGAGGAAATGTCGACTCTGGTAAACTACGTCCAACCAACCAAGTTCAACTCCTTTGAAGCCTCCAAGA aggcaGCCCGCTGTTACAACATGTCGTCTTTTGTGGAGACCAAAGCTTTGGAGCACCTCACAAAGTCGCCAGTGGAGTTTGTAGA ATATAATAAATCCCAGTTGAGTCGTATCTATCCAAAAGGAACCAGAGTTGACTCGTCCAACTTCATGCCTCAACTTTTCTGGAACGCTGGATGTCAGCTGGTGGCTCTCAACTACCAAACTATAG ATTTGTCCATGCAGCTGAATCTCTTCATGTTTGAGTACAACGGTCGGAGCGGCTACAGACTGAAGCCTGAGTTCATGAGGCGGCCAGACAAACACTTTGACCCttttacagaaaacacagtGGACGGCATCGTAGCTAACACCCTCTCTGTGAAG gtGATTTCAGGTCAGTTCCTGACTGAACGTAGGGTGGGTGTGTACGTGGAGGTGGAGATGTTTGGACTTCCTGTGGACACCAGGAGGAAAGCGCTGAAGACCAAAACCTCTCAGAACAACAACGCCATCAACCCAGTGTGGGACGAAGAGCCTATCATGTTCAAAAAG GTGATTCTTCCTACTCTGGCTTCTCTGAGAATCGCTGCGTTTGAGGAAGGAGGGAAGTTTATTGGTCATCGAATTATCCCAGTGTCTGCCATAAGACCAG GATATCGTTATATCGGcctgagaaatgagaaaaatcAGTCTCTGATTCTACCGGCTGTGTTTGTCTACATTGAAGTCAAAGACTACGTCCCAGACACCTTTGCAG ATGTAATAGAGGCTCTGTCCAACCCCATTCGATATGTCAACCTTCTGGAGCAGAGGTCCAAACAGCTGGCGGCTCTGACGCTGGAGGACGGAGAGGAAGACACACAGACCGAG GATGAAGCCGACAGCTGTGCAGAGCGTAAGAACGATCAGAAGTCAGCGCCGCTGGAGAATGGACTCAGCCTCGCGTCCGGCCCCGCAGGACACACGCCCATCGCCACGACGCCCAAAGCCTCCGCAGCCAATCAGCAAGCAGCTACAACAG ATGCAGCCAAACCAGCAGCAAAGACTGAAGATCTGGTTTTAAGTGTTTTGATAG ATGTCCCAGTGTGCACCATAGAGAGTCTGCAGCAGTCCAAGCTTTACCAGAAGGAGCAGAGACGTCAGTTTAAGGAGCTGAAGGAGTTAGTGAGGAGACACCAGAAGAAAACCTCAGAGCTCCTCCGAGAATTcaacaacaaatacaagaaGACAGCCAGACAGTGCAGCAAGAGCAG GGGTTCATGTTCGGACAGCGAGAAAGACGACCGCCTCCAGCAGCTGAAAgacgagcagcagcagcagcttctggCTCTGAGGCAGgaacagtactacagtcagaAATATCTACAGAGAGAACATATCAAAACG cTGACAGAGCGACTGAGCAGTCTGGCTGAGGAGAGTCACAACGCCCAGATGAAGAAACTCAAAGACATCTGCGACAA agagaagaaagagttGAAGAGACAGATGGATCGAAGGAGAACAGAGAAGATCAACCAGGCGAAGACCAAAGAGAAACATCTGGCCGAGGA GGAGAAGATGGAGATCAATAAATCCTACGTCAATGAAGTCGTCCAGAACATAAAACGG ctCGAGGAGACGCAGGCGAAGCGCCACGATCAGCTGGTGGAACAACACaatgagctgctgcaggagaTTCAAGACCAGAAACCAAAG CTGCAGGGGGCCGTGGAGGCCGAGTTTCAGGAGAAGTTCCAGTGTTTGCCCGGAGAGATCGAAGACTTCCTGCAGGACAGGAAGCCAGAGGTTAGAGGTCACAGCAAGTCCCGACCGTCGACCCCTCACGAAACTCTGTCGGAGGAAGACTGA